DNA sequence from the Aquificaceae bacterium genome:
CCTCTGAATATTATATCGGTGAGGTTATACCTGAGAGCTGTCTCTGCGCTGTGAAAAACATCCGCAGCTTCGGGAAACTCTCTGTAAAAGTCATAACCCATTCCCACATACTGAGAGCCCTGTCCGGGGAACACATAAGCCAGCTTTCCCATAAGTCTTCTATTTTAACCCATCTCTCTGAGCTTTTCCCTTACAAAGTCCCAGCTCCACCATGTAGCTTCGTGAACGGGCATGGATTTTCCTATGTTTTCCTCCGTTCCTTCAACCCAAATGACCTTTCCGTCGGTGAGCAGTTTGAAGTTTCTCGTTCTTGAGGACCACCTCCAGAAGTTGTGTGGTCCTATACCCAGTGCCTTTTTGAAAAGCTCAAGCTCGTTGGGCAAGAGTGGTCTTCCCTGCATGCTCTAATTATATACCTCTTTTCTTTCCCATCTGAGTTGCCCTCTTGAAAAATTCCCTCAGCTTTCTTCTGACCAGTTCGTGGAACTTCTCAGCCTTCATGCCCGTGAGTATCTCCACAGCATCATCCACTGTATCCACAGTGTATATGTGGAACTCACCCTTTTCAACAGCCTCCAGAACCTCATCATCAAGAAGAAGATTATCGTAATTCCTCCATGGAACTATTACCCCTTCAATGCCTCTCAATCCGAATATCTTGCATACCCTGTAGAAGCCCTCCACCTTCTCCTTTATGCCACCAACGGGCTGGGCATTTCCAAGCTGGTCAACGGAGCCCGTTATGGCAACATACTGCTTAAGGGGAACCTCAGCGAGAGCGGAGAGTATGGCAAGAAGCTCTGCCATGGATGCACTATCGCCCTCCACTTCATCATAGCTCTGTTCAAAAGTAAGGGTGCAGGAAAGATAGAGCGGCATGTTCCTTCCATACTTTCTGCCCATGTATCCACTTAGTATCAACACACCCTTTGAATGTATGGGTCCGCTGAGCTCCACCTCCCTCTCTATGTTTACTATACCCTTCTCACCCATGTATACAGAGGCAGTTATTCTGCTCGGTTTTCCAAAACTGTAATCTCCAAGGTCAAGGACGCTGAGCCCGTTAACCTGCCCCATTTCCTCCCCTTCAATACGCAGGATAAACTTACCCTCCCCAATTGCTTTCCTTATCTTCTCTTCAAGCAGGTTTGACCTGAAGAGCTTTTCCCCTATTGCCCTTTTTATATGGCTGCCTTCTATCATGGCCTTTCCTTCTGCAAAGGACTGCGCCTCCCTCACCACATCCACGAGACGCCCCATGACCATGTTAAACTTCTTTCTGCTGCCAGATAGCTCTACACCATGTTTGAAAAGCTCTGAAAGGGCATCCGCAGAAAGATGCTTTAGCCCCTCTTCTTCCACTATCTTTCTGAATATCTTTGGAAAGGCATCGGTAAGCTCTTCTCCAATATCTATGACCGGGTCAAAGTCTGCCTTTACCTTAAAGAGCCTTCCAAACTCTGGGTCGTAGTTGTAGAGTAAATAGTAAAGGTAGGGGTCTCCTATGAGAACTACCTTGAAGTCCGCTGGCAGGGGCTCAGGGCTTATACCCACCAGGGGCATTATTGTATCTTCCAGTGGATGCAGGGGCATGTGTATCTTTTTGTGCATTAGCACCTTCTTGAAGGCATCCCAGAGAAAGGGGTTTTTCAGCAGGTCAAGCACCCTCAGCACGAGATAGCCACCCCTCGCCCGGTGAAAACTTCCCGCAGAAATGCTCATATGGTCTGCATACAGAACGCCCATCTCCGCAGTATAGAAAACCCTTCCAAAAAGGCTCTGAAAGGTTGGCACCTCATCAAAGACAACGGGAGCACCTTCAAGGGTTGAGTTGTCCACGAGGACATTTACCCTGAAAGTGTTGAAAGACTTCTCCAGCATTTTCTGGAAGGCAAGATTACCCTTTGAAGTATGCCAGGAAAGGAAAAGGTCTGAATTTCTTGCAAGCTCAGTCTTCAGCCTGCTTATGTATTCGGATATACCCTCATATTCCATGTATTTGCCTTCAAACCTTGAAAAAACCTTGTCCACCACATAGCCCGCAACCCTGTTCCTCAGGTCCAGCACCTGCTCTGAGAGGCTGTGGTCAAGCTCCCTTAGTTCTCTTATAAGATCCCTGAACCTTTCTTCAAACTCTGAAATGCTTTTTTCGTAGCTTTCCTGAAGCCTTGGATTGGCATAGACCTCCTCTTCTGGAACTATCCTTCTGCCTATGAGGGGAAGAAGCTTTATACCTGCCGGTGTAAACACAACGCCAAGGCCATGAA
Encoded proteins:
- a CDS encoding AAA family ATPase codes for the protein MAIKRLSRDELSYGYTFTFSTKDVEAAELFPGQERVRFAFDLALKTELEGYNLYVSGPESIGRTIYTLKRLRESAKEKKKPEDICYVNNFDNPLRPKYLLLPAGMGKALSQDIDWAIDALKEEIPKAFESKEYEEELARIRKSVESKKEEVAQRLVEEAQFHGLGVVFTPAGIKLLPLIGRRIVPEEEVYANPRLQESYEKSISEFEERFRDLIRELRELDHSLSEQVLDLRNRVAGYVVDKVFSRFEGKYMEYEGISEYISRLKTELARNSDLFLSWHTSKGNLAFQKMLEKSFNTFRVNVLVDNSTLEGAPVVFDEVPTFQSLFGRVFYTAEMGVLYADHMSISAGSFHRARGGYLVLRVLDLLKNPFLWDAFKKVLMHKKIHMPLHPLEDTIMPLVGISPEPLPADFKVVLIGDPYLYYLLYNYDPEFGRLFKVKADFDPVIDIGEELTDAFPKIFRKIVEEEGLKHLSADALSELFKHGVELSGSRKKFNMVMGRLVDVVREAQSFAEGKAMIEGSHIKRAIGEKLFRSNLLEEKIRKAIGEGKFILRIEGEEMGQVNGLSVLDLGDYSFGKPSRITASVYMGEKGIVNIEREVELSGPIHSKGVLILSGYMGRKYGRNMPLYLSCTLTFEQSYDEVEGDSASMAELLAILSALAEVPLKQYVAITGSVDQLGNAQPVGGIKEKVEGFYRVCKIFGLRGIEGVIVPWRNYDNLLLDDEVLEAVEKGEFHIYTVDTVDDAVEILTGMKAEKFHELVRRKLREFFKRATQMGKKRGI